Proteins found in one Quercus robur chromosome 2, dhQueRobu3.1, whole genome shotgun sequence genomic segment:
- the LOC126712224 gene encoding glucose-6-phosphate isomerase, cytosolic 1 codes for MASPTLISDTGAWKDLKGHVEEINKTHLRDLMADAERCKSMMVEFDGVLLDYSRQRATNETVDKLFKLAEEAKLKEKINRMYNGEHINSTENRSVLHVALRASRDAVIKSDGKNVVPEVWSVLDKIKDFSERVRSGSWVGATGKVLKDVVAVGIGGSFLGPLFVHTALQTDPEAIKSARGRQLRFLANVDPIDVARNITGLNPETTLVVVVSKTFTTAETMLNARTLREWISAALGPSAVAKHMVAVSTNLTLVEKFGIDPNNAFAFWDWVGGRYSVCSAVGVLPLSLQYGFSVVEQFLKGASSIDQHFYSAPHEKNIPVLLGLLSVWNVSFFGYPARAILPYSQALEKFAPHIQQVSMESNGKGVSIDGVPLPFEAGEIDFGEPGTNGQHSFYQLIHQGRVIPCDFIGVVKSQQPIFLKGEVVSNHDELMSNFFAQPDALAYGKTPEQLHKENVAPHLIPHKTFSGNRPSLSLLLPSLNAYNIGQLLAIYEHRIAVEGFVWGINSFDQWGVELGKSLATQVRKQLHASRTKGEPVEGFNFSNATLLTRYLEATADIPADPPTLLPRI; via the exons ATGGCTTCTCCTACTCTAATCTCTGACACCGGGGCCTGGAAGGACTTGAAG GGCCATGTTGAGGAGATTAACAAGACTCATTTGCGTGATTTGATGGCTGATGCTGAGCGATGCAAGTCTATGATGGT TGAGTTTGATGGGGTTTTGTTGGACTACTCGCGGCAGCGTGCCACTAATGAAACCGTGGATAAGCTCTTCAAGTTGGCAGAG GAAGCAAAACTTAAAGAAAAGATTAACCGCATGTACAATGGGGAGCAT ATAAACAGTACAGAGAATAGGTCAGTGCTTCATGTAGCTCTCCGTGCTTCAAGGGATGCAGTTATAAAGAGTGATGGAAAGAATGTGGTCCCAGAGGTCTGGAGTGTTCTGGACAAGATCAAGGACTTCTCTGAGAGAGTCCGTAGTGGTTCTTGG GTTGGAGCCACAGGAAAAGTACTGAAGGATGTTGTTGCTGTTGGTATTGGTGGCAGCTTCTTAGGACCTCTATTTGTGCACACTGCTCTTCAAACAG ATCCAGAGGCTATCAAATCTGCAAGGGGACGCCAGCTACGTTT TCTTGCAAATGTTGATCCTATTGATGTTGCTAGAAATATCACTGGATTAAACCCTGAAACTACCCTTG TTGTGGTGGTCTCAAAGACCTTTACAACAGCTGAAACTATGTTGAATGCTCGAACTCTTAGGGAATGGATTTCAGCTGCTCTTGG gCCTTCTGCAGTTGCAAAGCATATGGTGGCAGTTAGTACTAACCTTACG CTGGTGGAGAAATTTGGCATTGATCCTAATAATGCTTTTGCATTTTGGGATTGGGTTGGTGGCCGCTATAGTG TTTGCAGTGCTGTTGGAGTTTTGCCATTATCTCTCCAATACGGTTTCTCAGTTGTTGAGCA GTTCTTAAAGGGAGCCTCAAGCATTGATCAACATTTCTACTCGGCACCACATGAGAAAAATATACCT GTGCTTTTAGGTTTGTTGAGTGTATGGAATGTTTCATTTTTTGGGTATCCTGCAAGA GCCATCTTACCTTATTCCCAAGCCCTGGAGAAGTTTGCTCCACACATTCAACAG GTTAGCATGGAAAGTAATGGCAAGGGTGTCTCAATTGACGGGGTCCCACTACCTTTTGAGGCTGGTGAAATTGACTTTGGTGAGCCAGGAACAAATGGTCAGCACAGCTTCTACCAATTAATTCACCAG GGACGTGTTATTCCTTGTGATTTTATTGGTGTTGTGAAGAGTCAGCAACCTATCTTCCTGAAAG GTGAGGTGGTGAGTAACCACGATGAGCTCATGTCTAACTTTTTTGCACAGCCAGATGCCCTTGCATATGGGAAG ACCCCAGAGCAGTTGCACAAGGAGAATGTTGCACCACATCTCATTCCTCATAAA ACATTCTCTGGCAATCGGCCTTCTCTCAGCCTTCTGCTTCCATCATTAAATGCTTACAATATTGGACAG TTGTTGGCCATATATGAACACAGAATTGCTGTGGAAGGTTTTGTATGGGGAATCAATTCTTTTGACCAGTGGGGAGTTGAGTTAGGGAAG TCACTGGCTACTCAAGTCAGAAAGCAACTTCATGCGTCTCGTACAAAAGGCGAACCAGTGGAGGGCTTTAATTTTAGCAATGCAACATTGTTAACAAGATATTTAGAG GCAACTGCAGATATCCCTGCTGATCCTCCTACCCTTCTACCAAGGATATAA
- the LOC126712225 gene encoding protein LIKE COV 3-like isoform X2 — MEPPTPNLHPLRLLLLLLSPLHIITPAESVILLPIAITFYITWGFIHFVDGFFSPIYNHLGINIFGLGFVTSITFIFLVGVFMSSWLGASVLTLGEWFIKKMPLVSYIYAASKQISAAISPDQTSNAFKEVAIIRHPRIGEYAFGFITSSVVLQRSVGDEELSCVYVPTNHLYLGDIFLVNSDDIIRPNLSVREGIEIVISGGMSVPQILTTVNSQTIQATRIGNFPAVKV; from the exons ATGGAGCCTCCAACTCCAAATCTTCATCCCCTTCGTCTTCTCCTGCTGCTGTTATCTCCTCTTCACATCATCACTCCGGCAGAGAG CGTCATTCTTCTTCCAATAGCCATTACATTCTACATCACTTGGGGTTTCATTCATTTTGTGGATGGTTTCTTCTCCCCGATCTATAATCATCTGGGGATCAATATTTTTG GTCTTGGATTTGTTACCTCCATCACTTTCATATTCTTGGTTGGTGTTTTCATGTCATCATGGTTGGGAGCTTCTGTTCTTACTCTCGGGGAATGGTTCATCAAGAAAATGCCACTTGTAAGCTACATCTATGCTGCCTCTAAGCAAATCAGTGCCGCAATATCACCTG ATCAGACCTCTAATGCCTTCAAGGAAGTAGCTATCATAAGGCACCCTCGCATTGGAGAATATGCATTTGGATTTATCACATCTTCGGTTGTTCTTCAGAGAAGTGTGGGTGATGAAGAACTCAGCTGTGTTTATGTACCCACCAACCACTTGTATCTTGGAGATATTTTTCTCGTCAATTCTGATGATATAATACGACCCAATCTCTCAGTTAGAGAAGGAATTG AAATTGTTATCTCTGGGGGAATGTCAGTACCCCAAATATTGACTACAGTGAATTCCCAGACCATTCAAGCAACAAGGATTGGCAACTTTCCAGCAGTGAAAGTATAG
- the LOC126712225 gene encoding protein LIKE COV 1-like isoform X1 → MAGATRERERDLELLIPVAGGGGGGGVGIIADNGASNSKSSSPSSSPAAVISSSHHHSGREAFAKVIRSWASKKFMSGCVILLPIAITFYITWGFIHFVDGFFSPIYNHLGINIFGLGFVTSITFIFLVGVFMSSWLGASVLTLGEWFIKKMPLVSYIYAASKQISAAISPDQTSNAFKEVAIIRHPRIGEYAFGFITSSVVLQRSVGDEELSCVYVPTNHLYLGDIFLVNSDDIIRPNLSVREGIEIVISGGMSVPQILTTVNSQTIQATRIGNFPAVKV, encoded by the exons atggctGGGGCTACGAGAGAAAGGGAAAGAGATCTAGAGCTGCTGATCCCGGTTGccggaggaggaggaggaggaggtgtaGGAATCATCGCCGATAATGGAGCCTCCAACTCCAAATCTTCATCCCCTTCGTCTTCTCCTGCTGCTGTTATCTCCTCTTCACATCATCACTCCGGCAGAGAG GCATTTGCTAAAGTCATCCGCAGCTGGGCTTCAAAAAAGTTCATGAGTGGATG CGTCATTCTTCTTCCAATAGCCATTACATTCTACATCACTTGGGGTTTCATTCATTTTGTGGATGGTTTCTTCTCCCCGATCTATAATCATCTGGGGATCAATATTTTTG GTCTTGGATTTGTTACCTCCATCACTTTCATATTCTTGGTTGGTGTTTTCATGTCATCATGGTTGGGAGCTTCTGTTCTTACTCTCGGGGAATGGTTCATCAAGAAAATGCCACTTGTAAGCTACATCTATGCTGCCTCTAAGCAAATCAGTGCCGCAATATCACCTG ATCAGACCTCTAATGCCTTCAAGGAAGTAGCTATCATAAGGCACCCTCGCATTGGAGAATATGCATTTGGATTTATCACATCTTCGGTTGTTCTTCAGAGAAGTGTGGGTGATGAAGAACTCAGCTGTGTTTATGTACCCACCAACCACTTGTATCTTGGAGATATTTTTCTCGTCAATTCTGATGATATAATACGACCCAATCTCTCAGTTAGAGAAGGAATTG AAATTGTTATCTCTGGGGGAATGTCAGTACCCCAAATATTGACTACAGTGAATTCCCAGACCATTCAAGCAACAAGGATTGGCAACTTTCCAGCAGTGAAAGTATAG